The sequence below is a genomic window from Lolium perenne isolate Kyuss_39 chromosome 7, Kyuss_2.0, whole genome shotgun sequence.
CAGCGACTCCGCGAGATGAAGATTCCTGCCAATCCTTGATAAGTTCCGGCACATTCTGCATGAGTTTCGTCATGCGGTCAATCACCGTTGTCTTGGCTTTCTTCAGGTTAAgggacttggcgattccgcgGCATGCTTCGACGAGGTCATCGATGGAGCTCCGTGCTTCTTCATATGCCCCAGTTCTTTTGAGGGTTGAATCTTTGGTCCATTCAAAGCCTAGGCTTGCTGCAAAGTAAAAAGGATCAGTTTCTTCCGCGGACAGAGAAAATTTTGAGGAAGCCGGAGTCAAGACAATAACAAAACGGGTCCTTACGGAAGATCAACTTGTCAATTGCTTCCGCCTCTGCCTCCTGGCTCTTGTTCTTGGCCGCCAGGGTGGTCACCCTTTGCTGGCTCTTCTTGAGTTTGTCAGCAAGTTCCGCCATCTCGCGGGAAtgtttctcggagagctccttctttTCTTTAGTTTCCTTCTCGGAGGACTCTTTCAAGAAGTTCTTCAGAGTTTCATTCTCCGCCTCCAATACTTGGACCTTGGCGGATAAGGCATCGATGGTGGGGCGCTTGTCAGTTTCTTCTGAAAACAGAACATCACACAAGTTATACACTATGGTGGCTCACACAGTACAAATTTAAGCATCCCGGATTTCTCACCCTTCAATCGGGTCTCCAGGCGGAGCACAGCTTGACGACTACTCTCGGCCTCAAGGCAGCCCTTCTATTTCCGtcatctgctccagcacatggacgcgcagatcttcgtgcagcttCCGCGTGCTCTGAAACGCAGAGAGGATTTAGCCtgaaattcaaaattctgggggctggcgaggagttTAAAGTTTTGGATTgagaaaatttcaaatttccgTCTAAGACTAATGTTGAgagaagcatcggctaacacatatTACACGGAAAAATGTCtgaaccaatgcttgggggctagtgttacctggcgcacctcCTTATGCTTAGCAAAAAAGACCTTGAGTTCGCTCTCaaggtcggagagctccttcaTTTCCGTATCCGCAGGCCcccatactttctccatcatggctGAAATTTCCGCGTGACGTTGAGAAAGGGGGAGCTTCTGCAGCGTCGAAGTTTGGGACGCGCCAGTGGCATTGATCAGCTGCACTTTCTGCTCGTATTGTTCGGCCGTTGGCTCGGCGGAAGTAGCGGTGGGTTGCTCAGGCGGAGGAGCAGATGAGGAGGCACCCTTGCCGGAGTCGCCTTGCGCAGTCTCGGCGGCCGGATCTTCAGGGATGTCATCAACGTTGATGACGTCCTTAGGATCCGGCTTGGCGGCTGAAGCAGCCTTGGGTGGAACTCCGACTTCTGGTGTGACTGGTATGGAAGCCGGAGACGGCTTAGTCTTCTTCTTGGGGGCTttaggggccttggggggctggtttTCGGAACTTCTGTTGCGAAAAGAAAAGAGCATTACGATTAAGTATGTGCTGATTCACGATAGCGGAAGAATTTTCCTTCGAAGACTTTGTACTTACCCGGAAGGTCTGAAGAACTGCTGGATGTCCGTTTGGGATCGGTTGCTGGTATCGATGAGCTTGAGGCGCTTTttctccgcctccgccttgcGAGTTGCCGCGATGCTGAGCACGTCGCGGGCACGTTTGGCCGAAGGGCTGGAGGGAGCAGCCCTTTTCCTCTTAGAAGGGCGCGGAGCCTCGTGAGCTTCCGCCTCTGATGCAGCTTCCGAATCCGTGTTGCCGGTGGAAGGAatccggaggagagttccgagttcacttTCTTCAAGCGCATCGAGCTAATGCATagagttaaacacttagacaaaaaattTGAATGCGAAGAAAAACAATGGGCTAAAGTCAAGGCGACGTACCGCAGTTCCGGAACCATTCatgtgaatgtctttgttgcacacgtgaacgtgaagttcacgcggaatcttgatgaggacccggatcctcttgtcgatggcgtcggcggaaagattgtcttttgtggcgcgcattgggtcgtcgcgccctgtgtactggaacatcagctggtccctgtgttggagcggctggatccacttggtgaaccaggaaagggtcaagtccttccctgtcagcccctcctccgttagcttgcagatccgcctgacggcgcgtgtgagctggggcgactcggagaggtgggggcagtgtgaccatgccggaagctcggtggcggggcagttcttgaacggcggcaACTTCCTTGTGCTCgctgggtcggagacgtccttcaagtagaagaagcccccggaccagtaccgcgcggattcgtggcggtcggtgtgggGGTAGATGCGGCCtgggcggatcatgaaggtgatggatccgcatgttgctAGTTCGGTGGACtgccggatcctctccttcttgacagtgaagtaatattggaacagtgagagctcgggagttacccggagatggccctcacagagggtgacgtgattgctgatcgcaagcacgctgttcggagaaatgttatggggctggagcccatagaccttcaggatttccgggaagaagtccgaaggcggaaatgaaaagccccgctccaccagtgctttcgtcagcaccatctcgttgtcctCCGGAGCTGGAGCTAAAGCGtttggaactgacctccagcttccgggttgcaggaagccctccgcctcgaggttcttcagctccatctcagtggtggtacagggccaccattttcccttggcttcagAGTCTCGTTGGCGAGCCTTCAATTTTTTGACGATTTCTTCCGCCTTATGCTCCGCCTGATCCgccccggaggctttctccgggttagcagaagtcccttcagcctccttgccggaatcctttgaagggtcCAGCCTGACTGGGACGAAGGGTGGAGGGTCGGAGGAGATTGGGGTTGCCAGGATTGGTTCAgaggttggaggcggagtcgttgaagacatctgaagaaaagacaTTGGCGGAAACATTCTTTGGTCGGATCCAGCATCGTCAACCTAacgttcatccctaccaactacggcgcgagagCGAAGCTTGAGAACTCACCGTGATGGAGTCCACGGTggccggagtcgccggcgacgaggtttcggCGCGGTGGCTCGCTGGAGTTAAGAACAGGACGAACTCTGTGCGGCGGTGAAGCAGCTCCGGCGAAACTCCGGCgagattccggcacggcggagagaaAGCTCGAggcggcgcttcgcagagaggtagaaagggggggtgaatgaggattaggaggtcgacggcggatatttataggctggtgggacgagattcgtgttccgcatcctatggtcggaacgcaagcgtcgcaccgttggatgcgtgacacgtgtcccaaacccgaAACAGTaagaatggctagagataagttaccgcacaaaccgcgcgaaaatggcgccagaattggcggaaccgtttgagcctTTTAAGGTTCCGGGTGATTGCGTGGAAATAAGTTGGCTCTCGTTCACAAGCAGGGAAGTAACCCGGAAACGTATTTCGaatcgtcgatggatgaagtcccgcagaatGGGAGCATTTTCGGACTGAAAGTtgggaaaagaagaaaatgtgaagttggagttcttcaagcttCTCCGCGTTACCCATATTGTCGGAGACTATGGTGGACTAGCGAGGCGGAAacagcaggcgaaactcggagaactctgggggctactgttgtgggtatacttcatgggtgtaccatcgacagtgcctagatccggcaagcccgggtggcccacagatggtgatgaggcatgtggcccatcgggcggcccagttgctgttgatcttgacggaagatgtccggcccaggagcagggagccggatccgaccgacctttgaaggaacccggatccatgaaggcccagtagggacccggatccggtacgacatagatggaagggtggatccttgacgtacacggcaagacattgtaccgtagttaggtaaacctgtaatccggctaggactctccatgtaaaccctagatccgtgcgtctttataagccggatcctgggagccctagaggcacaaccacaactcattgtaacaacgcgaaagcgcccagataattccagacaagcagcagtatgccctgtcatcgtgcaggtgttccgaagctgggtaactcgcgtaccaccgtcccgtgtgcactccgccctatggcccctacttcttctccccctcgtgaggatccctcctccgaggtaccgtcgaataggcaacgacatatAGTCTTCGAGATCTATGCATTAGCTCAAAATTTCCATTTTTATTGATTCAAATGCAAGAAGTCAAGGTAATACTTTTCAATGCttcaatattattttttacatagcatattatAAGAAAATTACTACAATTGTGCCTTACCACACTTTTGTTAACtccatcatccatgattcactgtTTTGGGAGGCGGCGGTGGGAGCCTGTTTTGGGACTGGCATCGCATCTATAAGAAATGCTATTAGGGCCGTCGGTGAAGATGCCCTTGCTGTACAAAATAGTAACAAATTTAGCAAAAAAAAATGCCATAATACCGCAAGGGCCGAACACAGCGCCTTGAGCCAGACAAAAAGAGAAATCATGGGCTACACCAGGGCTTGTTCTGCCGTATGGGTCGAGCAGGCACGGCCCATATCACACACAAACCACAGAAAAGGACCCCACCCCCTTAACCCAGGGTCAACAACCTCTCTGCGACCCGCATTAATCGCCATCTACGCGTTCCAGTTCGAAAATTTGCCCGACTCCGCCGACCATTCGCCAACGGCCGCCTTTTCCCGCCCGCTCCGCCCCACGATTCAAAACAGCCCCCGctccctctccacctcaaagTCGCGCCGCACGCAACGGCTCTCCAGCCCCACCCACTGACAGGTCGACCCACGACACCAACGGAACCCGGCGGGACCACCCTGCCGCGTGGGTACGCGGCCCAGCTGTGCACGCCAGCTAGGGTCGGGCAGTTTATTTAGAGCCGCGTCCACTTTCCAAAACCCAACCCAAACCCCTGTTTCCTCTCTCTCGAGATCGATTCTTCCGAAGGCTTCCATTTCGCGTCCGCCGGTTTCGGTTCCTCTTGGCGGCTGGGGTTGCGGGAGATCGATTTTCCTCCATCCAGCCGCGGCGGATCGAGTCCATGGCCACTCCGGGCGACCAGTCTGGTAGGGGAGATTTTGCTTTTCTTGGGGTGATTTTTGGGTGGAGGGCGTATGGCGGCTGCTGATCTGTGTTGGTTTCTTTTTTTCAGGGTCTGCGGCGGCGAAGGGGTCCAAGCTGCGGTACCCGCTGCGGTCGGCGAGCCGGGGGAAGGTAgagccggcggcggcggtggcggatgCTCCTCCTAGCGGCTCCGCCCCGAGGAGGTACCTTTTCGACAATCTTCAGACTTTACCAATTTTTTACTCTTCTGTGGATTTCACAAGGCTCTTACTGGAATCACCGTTCTGTGTCATGTCATACTGAGTAAACGAAATATATTATGTTGCACATAGATGTTCGTCCTGTCAATTACCCGTTAGATCTACAGATTATTTACCAACCAGACATGCTTTTGAATAGAAATATGTAATACATCTAAAATAAAACAATCTGATATCAAATCGAGGTCATAAGAATCACTATATGTTTCTCCTAGTACAGTAGGGCAGTTGGTCCCCATCAGTTTTCTACCAAGGGATCGGTTCTGGTTCTGGAAAATTAGGAACAGCAATCAGCAAACCCCAGTCAAAGATAGTACCCAGTCATTTGGAAGGAAAAAATGTTCTGGTTTAAAACTGCCAAATTAGCTCACAACAATCACTGTTTGCTTGTCCTAGTACCATAGTTAAGACTAGGTAGTTGGCTCCATTCAGTTTTCCTCAAATAAACCAGCTTTTCTTTTCTGAAAGTAGGAACGTCAAAGCCCAGTCAGGGTACTAAAAGTCATCTACATGCAGATGTGCAGGTTTACAAACACCAAATTAGCTTGTTCTAGATGTTTAGCCTCAACTGGGCCGAGTTATCAATAATTCAGGAACTTTCTGTGGGATAACAATAGGCCAGCTTTCAAATGTATATATATGTCCAGAATATTGCTTCAGAACTAAGCATGCCCGTTTGGTGCTCTGTCAGTGAAAAATTGACAAGCAACTTACCTTGAGACCTCCTGTATTCCAACTTTGAAATCGCTGCCAGCCAACTTTCCGTTTTCAATATCGCCTCTaattgtgttccatatatagggtCAAGCCATCTTCGGATGTCACCAGGAGCGTGTGCGCTCTCGATCTCTCGTCGGTGAAGGATAAATCGGCCAAACCTCCGCGCAGGCACTCGATCCCTACGAAGCCAGGCGCTAGCCCAAGGCCTGCTGCTACTGGGACTATAACTCCAGTGTCTGTGGTTCGGTCGAGGAGGTCGGACATCGTGGGAAAGTTTGATACCCCGGCATCAGAGGCATCCATGTCCACAGGAAGGCGCAAGTTCAGCACGCTGTCCTCGATCTCATACTGGATGACGCAGATTAGGCTTGCAGAGGCTGCTTCTAAGCACTCTATCTCACTGGGCTTCTTCAAGCTTGCTCTTCAATCAGAGTGTGAGGTGAGCATCAATTGGTTGGTTATTTGTGATCAGTTCAGTTCCTTTCATTGAATCATAGGTCATATTACTGTTATGTGTGTTTATCATTTGTGATTAGTTCAGTTTCTTTCATTGAATCATTGGTCATATTACTGTTATGTGTTCATTATTTGTGATTAGCTCTGTTTTTTTTCATTGAATCATTGGTCATGTTATTGTTATGTGTATTTTCTGCAGCCTCTGGATAGAATGAGAGAAGAACTCAAGGCTTATGTCGCCCGGCATGGCCTTACCACAGAACTGGAGGAACCTGTAAAGGATGTTCTTCAGGTTTATGATATTGCTGAAGATTTTGAGAAGCTGAAGATCTCTGCAGAGACCTCACAAGAAGCAAAGAAGGCTGACAAGGCTGCTCTTAGTGCTACCAATGTGACTCCCAAAGGCAGTCTGAAGCCTAGGTCACTGAACTCTGTTGCAACTCAAAACAAAGATGGCAAGAAAGAGAACATTCAGAAGGAGAAGCCTGATGCCAAGGTCAGAGGTTCCTACAACCGGAATCCAACCAAAAATGCTGCTGGAAAGGAAACAGCTGCCAAAAATACTGTTAAGAAAACCAAGAAACAGGCCAAGGAGCAGCAGGAAGATGTCAATGGAGGTAGCGATGCTT
It includes:
- the LOC127313331 gene encoding uncharacterized protein produces the protein MATPGDQSGSAAAKGSKLRYPLRSASRGKVEPAAAVADAPPSGSAPRRVKPSSDVTRSVCALDLSSVKDKSAKPPRRHSIPTKPGASPRPAATGTITPVSVVRSRRSDIVGKFDTPASEASMSTGRRKFSTLSSISYWMTQIRLAEAASKHSISLGFFKLALQSECEPLDRMREELKAYVARHGLTTELEEPVKDVLQVYDIAEDFEKLKISAETSQEAKKADKAALSATNVTPKGSLKPRSLNSVATQNKDGKKENIQKEKPDAKVRGSYNRNPTKNAAGKETAAKNTVKKTKKQAKEQQEDVNGGSDALSVGSEQASVDVVKEITYEDKENMRDTEMAIDAGNGMPQEV